In Sporosarcina sp. PTS2304, a genomic segment contains:
- the polX gene encoding DNA polymerase/3'-5' exonuclease PolX — MNKKTIIRTFEKIALYMELLGENHFKVAAFRKAASTLELDTRSLSEMDDILTLKGIGKGTGAVITDLMENGTSEVLKELEEKVPKGLIPLLNIPGLGGKKIAKLHEALAIDSVESLREACEKQEVSKLPGFGKKTEENILREIDILAERSGKTPIWQVEKVVEFVEAELQLIEEIKKFQVAGSYRRREEESSDVDWIVVTEEPKVVREKILSALPIEKVVGAGDAKLSISLDMETPIDADFRFVTCEQFATALHHFTGSAAHNVRLRQIAKSKKMKISEYGVEDEAGNVETFTSEKSFFARFDLPFIPPSIRKDGSELERTQEISGIITPEQIRSDLHMHTTWSDGGYSIEEMVEACRRKGYSHMVITDHSHYLKVANGLTPERLLKQIDEIREVSAKYADIEVFCGTEMDILPNGQLDFEDEILQQLDFVIASIHSSFNQPQEQIMERLHAACQNPYVHMIAHPTGRIIGQRDGYNPDIEQLISWASEYGKILELNASPYRLDLRTEHLLLAKEAGILIAINTDAHAIEQLDYMQIGVEYAQKAWLPTEQVVNSWSLEQFIEKVIRK, encoded by the coding sequence TTGAATAAAAAAACAATCATTCGTACATTTGAAAAAATTGCATTGTATATGGAATTACTTGGAGAAAATCATTTTAAAGTTGCAGCATTTAGAAAAGCGGCGTCCACATTGGAGTTGGATACGCGAAGTCTTTCAGAGATGGATGATATTCTTACTTTGAAAGGGATCGGTAAAGGAACAGGAGCAGTCATTACAGATTTGATGGAAAATGGCACATCTGAAGTATTAAAAGAATTAGAAGAAAAAGTACCAAAAGGTTTGATTCCATTATTAAATATCCCTGGGCTTGGCGGCAAGAAGATCGCCAAATTACATGAAGCACTTGCTATTGATTCAGTAGAGTCACTGCGTGAAGCATGTGAAAAACAAGAAGTAAGTAAACTACCTGGCTTTGGTAAAAAAACAGAAGAAAATATATTGCGTGAAATTGATATCTTGGCAGAGCGTTCTGGGAAAACACCGATTTGGCAAGTAGAAAAAGTCGTGGAGTTTGTAGAAGCTGAATTGCAATTGATTGAAGAAATAAAGAAATTTCAAGTAGCAGGTAGTTATCGACGGAGGGAAGAAGAGAGTTCTGATGTAGACTGGATAGTAGTAACTGAGGAACCAAAAGTAGTCCGAGAGAAAATTTTATCCGCATTACCAATTGAGAAAGTCGTTGGTGCAGGAGATGCAAAATTATCAATTTCTCTTGATATGGAAACTCCAATTGATGCAGATTTTCGTTTTGTAACATGCGAACAATTCGCTACAGCATTACATCACTTTACGGGTTCCGCTGCACATAATGTCCGATTACGACAAATTGCCAAAAGCAAAAAAATGAAAATTAGTGAGTACGGTGTAGAAGATGAAGCTGGTAATGTTGAAACATTTACTAGCGAAAAATCATTCTTTGCACGTTTTGACCTACCGTTTATTCCGCCTAGTATACGAAAAGATGGCAGTGAGCTCGAACGAACACAAGAGATCTCTGGAATTATTACACCTGAACAAATTCGTTCGGATCTTCATATGCATACCACATGGTCTGATGGGGGTTACTCTATAGAGGAAATGGTCGAAGCATGTCGTCGAAAAGGTTATTCCCACATGGTAATTACGGATCATTCTCACTATTTGAAAGTAGCGAACGGCTTAACACCTGAGCGTTTATTAAAACAGATTGACGAAATACGTGAAGTTAGCGCAAAATATGCTGATATTGAAGTGTTTTGTGGAACGGAAATGGATATTTTACCTAATGGCCAATTAGATTTCGAAGATGAGATTTTGCAACAGTTAGACTTTGTCATTGCTTCTATACATTCAAGTTTCAATCAACCGCAAGAACAAATAATGGAACGCTTGCACGCAGCGTGTCAAAATCCATATGTTCATATGATTGCACACCCTACAGGTCGGATTATCGGACAACGAGACGGCTACAATCCAGATATAGAACAGTTAATTTCATGGGCAAGTGAATATGGAAAAATATTAGAACTAAATGCTAGTCCGTATCGATTAGATTTACGCACTGAACATTTGCTGCTGGCAAAAGAAGCAGGTATTTTGATTGCGATTAATACAGATGCGCATGCTATAGAACAATTAGATTATATGCAGATAGGCGTGGAATACGCTCAAAAAGCCTGGCTGCCTACAGAACAAGTCGTAAACAGTTGGTCGCTTGAGCAGTTTATTGAGAAAGTGATTCGTAAATGA
- a CDS encoding CvpA family protein, whose amino-acid sequence MIDLLLVVLLVGGLITGFRRGLVVQIIHMFGLILSIYVAYKYYKPLADKLVLWIPYPGATAGESLTWTFEHLDLDMTFYRLIAFIFIFVAAKLVLQLIGSMLDFLKHLPVLGFGARILGAGFGFIEFYLILFFLLSALVMLPIEVIQNSLDKSLLAKAMFEHTPIISSAIKNWWFVYLG is encoded by the coding sequence ATGATTGATTTACTACTAGTCGTTTTATTAGTAGGCGGCTTGATTACAGGGTTCAGACGTGGGTTGGTTGTACAGATTATCCATATGTTCGGACTTATACTATCGATTTACGTAGCTTATAAATATTATAAACCACTGGCGGATAAGTTAGTTTTATGGATTCCTTATCCAGGCGCTACAGCAGGTGAGTCTTTAACATGGACATTTGAACATTTAGATTTGGATATGACATTTTATCGTTTGATTGCGTTCATATTTATTTTTGTAGCGGCAAAACTGGTATTGCAATTGATCGGTTCCATGCTGGACTTTTTAAAGCATTTACCGGTACTCGGTTTTGGAGCACGTATTTTAGGAGCAGGATTTGGGTTTATAGAGTTTTATTTGATTCTTTTTTTCCTATTATCCGCACTTGTAATGTTACCAATTGAAGTAATTCAAAATTCACTGGATAAGTCCTTACTTGCAAAAGCAATGTTCGAACATACGCCTATTATTTCCTCGGCAATAAAAAACTGGTGGTTTGTTTACTTAGGGTAA
- the zapA gene encoding cell division protein ZapA: protein MADKKRSRVTVEIYGQTYTVVGTETSGHVRYVASLVDERMRELSKHNRHLDSKKIAVLTAVNSVHDFLKLEAKVKRLEEELENLRG, encoded by the coding sequence ATGGCTGACAAAAAAAGATCTAGAGTAACGGTCGAGATTTATGGACAAACGTATACAGTTGTTGGTACAGAAACGTCTGGACATGTGCGGTATGTAGCCTCACTAGTTGATGAAAGAATGCGAGAACTTAGTAAACATAATCGCCATTTGGACAGTAAGAAAATTGCTGTGTTGACAGCAGTTAATAGCGTGCATGACTTTTTGAAGTTAGAAGCAAAAGTAAAGCGATTAGAAGAAGAATTGGAAAATCTGAGAGGTTGA
- the rnhC gene encoding ribonuclease HIII: MTNQVIILTEKEMSAVIAFYEENKVIRNAPGVIFAAKTADTAITAYKSGKVLFQGAGAEREAARFSSSVSGTSAAVQSSGAKGDMLPAKFETLSVIGSDETGTGDFFGPVTVAACFVRNDQIELLRELGVKDSKQLTDVYMRQIAEDLKQVVTYAILTLDNNKYNDIQSKGWSQGKIKAVLHNQAIGNVLNQLSPEVPDYILIDQFAERKVYYNHLKNEQTIIRDHVLFSTKAENLHVSVAIASILARVAFLDAMDQLSVKAGMTLPKGAGAKVDAVASQIIRKKGEPFLRTITKAHFANTQKALKLVYKR, encoded by the coding sequence GTGACTAACCAAGTAATTATTTTAACCGAAAAAGAAATGTCTGCTGTCATTGCGTTTTATGAAGAAAATAAAGTCATCCGGAATGCACCGGGTGTAATTTTCGCCGCAAAAACAGCTGATACCGCTATTACAGCTTATAAATCCGGCAAAGTATTGTTTCAAGGCGCGGGTGCTGAACGAGAAGCCGCGCGTTTCAGCTCGAGTGTATCTGGAACCTCCGCTGCTGTACAAAGCTCAGGCGCAAAAGGAGACATGTTACCCGCAAAATTCGAGACATTGTCCGTTATCGGATCTGACGAAACAGGTACAGGTGATTTTTTTGGTCCTGTTACAGTAGCCGCATGCTTCGTTCGTAATGATCAAATCGAATTACTGCGTGAACTAGGTGTAAAAGATTCAAAGCAATTGACCGATGTATATATGCGCCAAATTGCTGAGGACTTGAAGCAAGTAGTGACTTATGCAATTTTGACACTAGATAATAATAAATATAACGATATTCAAAGCAAAGGATGGTCGCAAGGAAAGATTAAAGCCGTTTTGCATAATCAAGCGATCGGGAATGTATTAAATCAACTGTCGCCTGAAGTTCCAGATTATATTTTAATTGATCAATTCGCAGAACGTAAAGTTTATTACAATCATTTGAAGAACGAACAGACGATTATTCGGGATCACGTACTCTTTTCAACGAAAGCTGAAAACTTACATGTTTCTGTAGCTATTGCTTCTATTTTAGCACGCGTGGCATTCCTCGATGCGATGGATCAACTAAGCGTAAAAGCAGGCATGACATTACCAAAAGGCGCAGGTGCAAAAGTCGATGCGGTGGCAAGTCAAATCATCCGTAAAAAAGGTGAACCATTTTTACGTACAATTACAAAAGCACATTTTGCAAACACACAAAAAGCCTTGAAACTAGTATACAAACGATAA
- the pheT gene encoding phenylalanine--tRNA ligase subunit beta: protein MLVSTNWLSTYVDWNELSVEELAEKITRAGIEVDGIINRSLGMEHVVIGYVAECEKHPEADKLHICQVDVGGEVTQIICGAPNIAAGQKVIVARPGAVLPGGMKIKKAKLRGEESNGMICSLQELGIEGKVVPKAYAEGIYVLPNDVHAGDNALTHLGLYDQVLEFDLTPNRSDALSMLGVAYEVGAILSKDIKVPAITYESSSEKAEDYLQLTVEAPAENPMYVAKVVKNVKVAESPQWLQNTLMSAGIRPHNNIVDITNYVLMEYGQPLHAFDYDRLETKEIVVRQALDGEQIITLDQTERTLNGHNLVITNGIEPVALAGVMGGANSEVHEGTSTVVIESAYFSPGSVRQTSKEVGLRSDASTRFEKGVDPNRVADAAERAAQLMAELAGGEVLEGSVVFDELDKTSERIILSPDYVNNRLGMKIPMDEMKSIMDRLQIPTEAINGQLVMDIPTRRQDLRIKEDMIEEIARLYGYDEIPKTLPVVESAPGGLTSYQAKRRVVRRFLEAAGLSQALTYSLASPKDAQAYALETAPVTELLMPMSEERSILRQSVIPHLLDAATYNVARRNESVALYETGSVFLGIERDGLPKEVEHVAAVITGKWVNHAWQGETKKVDFFVMKGIVEGVFDQLGLFEHVDFTKATIDGMHPGRTATVWLGDTAVGMIGQVHPTVQKERDLQETYVMEMNLRVILETEAEELFYASVPRFPSIARDIALVVTSETSAAALEKIIRQAGGKLLKNVQLFDLYEGKNVEDGKKSLAFSLTYFDPERTLTDDEVVAVHSKVLDALTVQANAQLRS from the coding sequence ATGTTAGTATCGACAAATTGGTTAAGTACGTATGTAGATTGGAATGAATTAAGCGTAGAAGAGTTAGCTGAAAAAATTACGCGTGCAGGAATTGAAGTAGATGGTATCATCAACCGTTCTTTAGGAATGGAACATGTGGTGATTGGATATGTAGCTGAGTGTGAAAAACACCCGGAAGCGGATAAACTGCATATTTGTCAAGTAGATGTTGGTGGGGAAGTAACGCAAATCATTTGTGGTGCACCGAATATTGCAGCTGGCCAAAAAGTAATCGTTGCACGTCCAGGGGCTGTGTTACCGGGCGGCATGAAAATTAAAAAAGCAAAACTGCGTGGCGAAGAATCCAATGGCATGATTTGTTCGTTACAAGAACTTGGTATCGAAGGAAAAGTCGTTCCTAAAGCGTATGCAGAAGGAATTTACGTGTTACCAAATGACGTGCATGCAGGAGATAATGCTCTAACGCATCTTGGACTTTACGATCAAGTGTTGGAATTTGATCTGACACCAAATCGTTCGGACGCATTAAGTATGCTTGGGGTAGCTTACGAAGTAGGGGCGATCCTGTCAAAAGATATTAAAGTACCTGCTATTACTTATGAATCGTCTAGTGAAAAAGCAGAAGACTACTTACAGTTGACAGTAGAAGCACCAGCAGAGAATCCGATGTATGTAGCCAAAGTTGTGAAAAACGTTAAGGTTGCTGAATCTCCTCAATGGCTACAAAACACGTTAATGTCCGCGGGTATCCGTCCGCATAATAATATTGTGGATATTACAAATTATGTGTTAATGGAGTATGGCCAGCCGTTACATGCATTCGATTACGACCGTCTCGAAACGAAAGAAATCGTCGTGCGCCAAGCTCTTGATGGGGAGCAAATCATTACACTAGATCAGACGGAACGTACATTGAATGGTCATAACTTAGTCATTACAAATGGTATTGAACCAGTCGCGCTAGCAGGTGTAATGGGTGGGGCCAATTCTGAAGTACATGAAGGTACCTCGACAGTTGTCATTGAATCAGCTTATTTTTCACCGGGTTCTGTACGTCAAACATCAAAAGAAGTCGGACTTCGCAGTGATGCAAGCACACGCTTTGAAAAAGGCGTAGACCCGAACCGTGTAGCAGACGCAGCTGAACGTGCTGCACAATTGATGGCAGAATTAGCAGGTGGAGAAGTACTAGAAGGTTCTGTCGTATTTGATGAGCTTGATAAAACATCTGAACGCATCATCTTATCCCCGGATTACGTAAATAATCGTCTAGGGATGAAAATTCCAATGGATGAAATGAAGAGCATTATGGATCGGTTGCAAATTCCGACTGAAGCGATCAATGGTCAACTCGTCATGGATATTCCAACGAGACGTCAAGATTTGCGGATTAAGGAAGATATGATTGAAGAAATTGCACGTCTGTACGGTTATGATGAAATTCCTAAAACATTACCTGTTGTAGAAAGTGCGCCGGGCGGTCTAACATCTTATCAGGCAAAACGCAGAGTCGTTCGGAGATTTTTAGAAGCGGCAGGTCTATCACAGGCATTGACATATTCACTGGCTTCACCTAAAGATGCTCAAGCTTACGCACTGGAAACAGCACCCGTTACGGAGTTGCTAATGCCTATGAGTGAAGAACGAAGCATTCTTCGTCAAAGTGTGATCCCTCATTTATTGGACGCTGCTACTTACAATGTGGCTCGTCGTAACGAATCAGTGGCATTGTATGAAACGGGTTCTGTGTTCTTAGGTATTGAGAGAGATGGACTTCCGAAAGAGGTAGAGCATGTAGCTGCAGTAATCACAGGCAAGTGGGTGAACCATGCATGGCAAGGCGAAACGAAAAAAGTAGATTTCTTCGTTATGAAAGGTATTGTAGAAGGAGTGTTTGATCAGCTCGGATTGTTTGAACATGTTGATTTTACAAAAGCTACCATAGATGGAATGCATCCTGGTCGTACAGCTACTGTATGGCTCGGTGATACGGCTGTAGGTATGATCGGTCAAGTACATCCAACAGTACAAAAAGAGCGTGATTTACAAGAAACATATGTGATGGAGATGAATTTACGTGTAATACTTGAAACAGAGGCAGAGGAATTATTTTATGCATCTGTTCCGCGTTTCCCATCGATAGCACGTGATATTGCATTAGTTGTAACAAGCGAAACTTCAGCTGCTGCTTTAGAGAAAATTATTCGACAAGCGGGTGGCAAGTTATTGAAAAACGTTCAGTTATTCGATCTATACGAAGGGAAAAACGTGGAGGACGGTAAGAAATCGTTGGCGTTTTCACTAACATACTTTGATCCTGAACGCACATTGACAGATGATGAAGTTGTCGCTGTTCATAGTAAAGTGCTTGATGCATTGACTGTTCAAGCGAATGCACAGTTACGATCATAA
- the pheS gene encoding phenylalanine--tRNA ligase subunit alpha, whose translation MKEQLHELKEQVMEKIKQSNTIKELNDVRVAYLGKKGPITDLLKGMGKLPAEERPKMGALVNEIRESVTVILEERKELLEQAAIQEQLDKESIDVTLPGRPVELGNHHPLTRVVEEIEDFFISMGYEIAEGPEVEKDYYNFEALNLPKGHPARDMQDSFYITEDILLRTHTSPVQARTMEAKEGSAIKIICPGKVYRRDSDDATHSHQFTQIEGLVVGENIRMSDLKGTLDLLAKKLFGAEREIRLRPSFFPFTEPSVEMDISCFKCGGSGCNVCKKTGWIEILGAGMVHPNVLQMAGYNPEEVTGFAFGMGPERIAMLKYGVEDIRHFYTNDIRFISQFHRSEA comes from the coding sequence ATGAAAGAACAACTGCATGAATTGAAAGAACAAGTCATGGAGAAAATCAAGCAATCCAACACGATTAAAGAATTAAATGATGTACGAGTAGCTTATTTAGGTAAAAAAGGACCCATTACAGACCTATTAAAAGGAATGGGCAAACTTCCTGCAGAAGAACGTCCAAAAATGGGAGCACTTGTGAATGAAATTCGTGAAAGTGTAACAGTGATCTTGGAAGAACGTAAAGAGTTATTAGAACAGGCAGCGATACAAGAGCAGTTGGATAAAGAATCGATTGACGTCACGTTACCGGGTCGTCCAGTGGAGCTCGGCAATCATCATCCGCTCACGCGTGTTGTCGAAGAAATTGAAGATTTTTTCATTAGTATGGGCTATGAAATCGCTGAAGGTCCTGAAGTTGAAAAAGACTATTATAACTTTGAAGCATTGAATTTACCAAAAGGACATCCTGCTCGTGATATGCAAGATTCCTTCTATATTACAGAAGACATTTTACTGCGTACACATACATCACCTGTACAAGCAAGAACGATGGAAGCTAAAGAAGGTTCTGCAATTAAGATTATTTGTCCGGGCAAAGTGTATCGCAGAGACTCGGATGACGCGACACATTCGCACCAATTTACACAAATTGAAGGATTAGTCGTAGGGGAAAATATCCGGATGAGTGACCTTAAAGGAACGTTGGATTTATTAGCAAAGAAGTTATTTGGTGCTGAACGCGAAATTCGATTACGTCCAAGTTTCTTCCCATTCACTGAACCATCCGTTGAAATGGATATTTCTTGTTTCAAATGTGGCGGATCCGGCTGTAATGTTTGCAAAAAGACAGGCTGGATCGAAATTTTAGGTGCGGGCATGGTACATCCAAATGTCCTCCAAATGGCAGGATATAATCCAGAAGAAGTTACAGGCTTTGCTTTTGGTATGGGACCTGAAAGAATTGCAATGTTAAAATACGGAGTGGAAGATATTCGTCATTTCTATACAAATGACATTCGGTTTATTTCACAATTCCACCGGTCAGAGGCATAA
- a CDS encoding RNA methyltransferase, producing MYSPVNKRIESTQNSLVKHWKKLVTTRKERDQTKEFLVEGFHLVEEALKKPELVIQLLIREDIDIPSHWMLPIIEVNAAVAKEISETEQTQGVFAYCRQPQHEVKAQHEWKRVLLIDAVQDPGNIGTMIRTADAAGLDAVVLGKGCADPFNPKTVRSAQGSHFHIPVVREELSNWLERVKEANIPVIGTGLENAVSLDEMNPQQSFALLVGNEGSGVDPTLLSQADHVVKIPMYGQAESLNVAVATGILVYTLRSKQ from the coding sequence ATGTACAGCCCTGTGAATAAAAGAATCGAATCAACTCAAAACTCTTTAGTGAAACATTGGAAGAAGTTAGTGACCACAAGAAAAGAGCGGGATCAGACGAAAGAATTTTTAGTAGAAGGTTTCCATCTTGTGGAAGAAGCGTTAAAGAAGCCTGAACTTGTCATTCAGTTACTTATTCGTGAAGATATTGATATACCATCACATTGGATGTTGCCAATTATAGAAGTGAATGCCGCTGTAGCAAAAGAAATATCTGAAACAGAGCAGACTCAAGGAGTATTTGCTTATTGTCGCCAGCCGCAACATGAAGTAAAAGCACAACATGAATGGAAGCGTGTACTGCTCATTGATGCAGTCCAAGATCCAGGTAATATCGGGACGATGATTCGAACAGCAGACGCGGCCGGATTGGACGCGGTCGTATTAGGAAAAGGTTGTGCGGATCCATTCAATCCAAAGACCGTACGTTCGGCACAAGGTTCACACTTCCATATACCTGTCGTGCGTGAGGAGTTATCGAATTGGCTTGAGCGTGTAAAAGAAGCTAATATTCCGGTTATTGGCACAGGGTTAGAAAATGCTGTTTCATTAGATGAAATGAACCCACAACAGTCTTTTGCTTTACTTGTCGGCAATGAGGGTAGCGGGGTAGATCCAACGTTGCTATCACAAGCCGATCATGTGGTGAAAATCCCTATGTATGGACAGGCTGAGTCTTTGAACGTAGCTGTAGCAACTGGAATTTTAGTGTATACATTACGCAGTAAGCAATAA
- the sspI gene encoding small acid-soluble spore protein SspI, producing the protein MDFQIRDAITANMTNNSSSDVRNVIDDAIARGEEHLLPGLGVFFEQLWKRADDQKKTQMTSELAQAFAKAQ; encoded by the coding sequence ATGGATTTTCAAATACGAGATGCGATTACCGCAAACATGACAAATAACAGCTCATCGGATGTTAGGAACGTAATTGATGATGCAATTGCACGTGGAGAAGAACATCTATTGCCAGGACTAGGTGTATTTTTTGAACAATTGTGGAAACGTGCGGATGATCAGAAAAAAACACAAATGACATCTGAACTTGCTCAGGCATTCGCTAAAGCACAATGA
- a CDS encoding long-chain fatty acid--CoA ligase, whose product MMQTPLILSSFITRAERFFPNKMVISRTGEQTIQRFTYREWAKRTRRLSNALTQLGMEKGTKVGTFAWNHHRHLEAYFAVPCTGAILHMINIRLSAEHIVYIINHAEDEILLVDEEFFPHLEKMAPMLKTVKHFVIMSDHKELPETTLKNVHSYESLLEQASDEYDYPEDLDENTPAGLCYTSATTGQPKGVIYTHRGLVLHSYALGLADGMGLCERDTAMSVVPMFHVNAWGIPFAGVFFGTTQVLPGPGFNPVVLLDLIESEKVTLTAGVPTIWLAVLKEQQQNARDLSSLRAIVCGGSASPKGLIRAFEEKLNIPFIVGYGMTETSPIVSLSVLTSSMDDLTMDERIDIRALQGLVTPGLDIRVVNENGEVPWDGETMGELKVKGPWIASEYYKDERTEEAFKDGWLYTGDIAVMTKDGYLKLTDRTKDLIKSGGEWISSVDLENALMTHEDVYEAAVVAVPHEKWMERPLACVVLHDNIAQDDTKKQELKDYLKGQFASWWIPDEILFVKEIPKTSVGKFLKAALRDQLKEYYK is encoded by the coding sequence ATGATGCAAACGCCATTAATTTTGTCTTCATTTATCACGAGAGCAGAAAGGTTTTTTCCTAATAAGATGGTCATTTCACGTACAGGTGAGCAAACGATTCAACGCTTTACGTACCGTGAATGGGCGAAGCGAACGCGTAGATTGTCAAATGCATTAACACAGTTAGGTATGGAAAAAGGAACCAAAGTGGGAACGTTTGCTTGGAATCATCATCGTCACTTAGAAGCTTATTTCGCTGTACCTTGCACTGGTGCTATCCTTCATATGATCAATATTAGACTGTCAGCTGAGCATATTGTCTATATCATTAATCATGCAGAAGATGAAATTTTATTAGTCGATGAAGAGTTTTTCCCTCATTTGGAGAAAATGGCTCCGATGTTAAAGACTGTTAAGCATTTTGTAATTATGAGCGATCACAAAGAATTACCAGAGACAACCCTCAAAAATGTTCATTCATATGAATCGTTACTTGAACAGGCTTCTGATGAATATGATTATCCTGAAGATTTGGATGAAAACACACCAGCTGGGCTATGTTATACGTCCGCCACGACTGGACAACCTAAAGGTGTGATTTATACACACCGCGGACTCGTCTTGCATAGTTACGCGCTCGGTTTAGCGGACGGTATGGGGCTTTGCGAGCGTGATACAGCTATGTCTGTCGTGCCGATGTTTCATGTCAATGCATGGGGAATTCCCTTTGCCGGTGTGTTTTTTGGCACAACACAAGTATTGCCAGGACCGGGATTCAATCCAGTTGTATTGCTGGATTTAATTGAATCAGAGAAAGTAACACTTACCGCGGGTGTTCCTACTATTTGGCTCGCAGTATTGAAAGAACAACAACAGAACGCAAGAGACCTATCTTCATTACGCGCGATTGTTTGTGGTGGTTCTGCATCTCCAAAAGGACTTATTCGTGCATTTGAAGAGAAATTGAATATCCCGTTCATTGTTGGCTATGGGATGACTGAAACCAGTCCAATTGTCAGTTTGTCAGTGCTCACTTCTTCAATGGATGATTTGACGATGGACGAGCGCATCGATATTCGTGCTTTGCAAGGTCTTGTGACACCGGGTCTGGATATACGTGTGGTGAATGAAAACGGAGAAGTCCCTTGGGATGGCGAAACGATGGGAGAACTTAAAGTTAAAGGCCCTTGGATTGCCAGTGAATATTATAAAGATGAAAGAACGGAAGAAGCATTTAAAGATGGCTGGCTTTATACAGGAGATATTGCTGTTATGACTAAAGATGGTTATTTGAAATTAACAGACCGCACAAAAGATTTGATCAAAAGTGGTGGGGAGTGGATTTCTTCTGTAGATCTTGAAAATGCGTTGATGACCCACGAAGATGTATACGAAGCAGCTGTAGTCGCGGTACCTCATGAAAAATGGATGGAACGACCATTGGCTTGTGTAGTATTACATGATAATATTGCGCAAGATGATACGAAGAAACAAGAACTGAAAGATTATCTAAAAGGTCAATTTGCCAGTTGGTGGATTCCGGACGAGATTTTATTCGTTAAAGAAATTCCAAAGACATCTGTCGGGAAATTTTTAAAAGCCGCATTGCGTGATCAATTAAAAGAATACTATAAATGA
- a CDS encoding small multi-drug export protein, whose amino-acid sequence MLTYFLVFLLGAAPGFEVLVAVPLGVLRGLSPVTASLIGFAGNASTIIIEVIIFQKLKTWWDHKKKRDVSLSSKRTARAGAIWRQFGVPGLALVGPILIGSHLAAFLALAFGSSKIQATVWLLLSLAIWSIAFAVLAVLGIDIFSSVSQKLF is encoded by the coding sequence TTGTTAACGTATTTTCTTGTCTTTCTCTTAGGCGCTGCTCCGGGATTTGAAGTTCTAGTAGCGGTTCCGCTTGGAGTATTAAGGGGTTTGTCGCCAGTAACCGCCAGTCTGATCGGATTTGCTGGAAATGCCTCCACGATCATAATTGAAGTCATTATTTTTCAAAAGTTAAAAACTTGGTGGGATCATAAGAAAAAAAGAGATGTCTCTCTATCTTCTAAACGTACAGCTCGTGCTGGAGCGATTTGGAGGCAATTTGGTGTGCCTGGACTTGCATTAGTTGGTCCTATTTTAATAGGTTCACATTTAGCAGCTTTTTTGGCACTAGCTTTCGGTTCATCTAAAATACAAGCAACAGTATGGTTACTATTGAGTCTAGCTATTTGGTCCATTGCTTTTGCAGTTCTTGCAGTGCTTGGAATAGATATATTTTCATCGGTTAGTCAAAAGTTGTTCTAA